The following are encoded together in the Marmota flaviventris isolate mMarFla1 chromosome 18, mMarFla1.hap1, whole genome shotgun sequence genome:
- the LOC114106769 gene encoding probable ATP-dependent RNA helicase DDX28, whose translation MAIARPTLLLSLAARLLKAPRRDLSARGPDEPLTVVRIPRALQRRQEQRQSGRRTAQRPLLVRPGPLLVSARRPELNQPARLTLGRWECAALASRGWRHRRAHRDYFSIERAQLEAPALRGLQSHGSFADLGLEPEVLRALHDAAPEIVRPTTVQSRTIPPLLHGHHLLCAAETGSGKTLSYLLPLLQRLVDRPALETHRIPAPRGLVLVPSRELAEQVRAVAQSLGRSLGLRVQELGGGHGMSRIRLQLSKQPSAHVLVATPGALWKALKSQLITLEQLSFMVLDEADTLLDESFQDLVDYILEKSHIAQGPADLQDPFNPKAQLVLVGATFPEGVSQLLSKVGSPYSLTTITSSKLHCIMPHVRQTFMRLKGTDKVTELVQILKQRDKTDKTGCSGTVLVFCNSSSTVNWLGYILDDHKIKHLRLQGQMPASMRAGIFQCFQKGSQDILLCTDIASRGLDSTHVELVVNYDFPLTLQDYIHRAGRVGRVGSEVPGSVISFVTHPWDVSLVQKIELAARRRRTLPGLASSVREPLPQQA comes from the coding sequence ATGGCTATCGCGCGCCCGACGTTGCTGTTGTCTCTCGCTGCTCGGTTGCTGAAGGCGCCCCGCCGGGATCTGTCGGCCCGCGGTCCGGATGAACCTCTGACAGTGGTGCGCATTCCGCGGGCTCTACAGCGGCGCCAGGAACAGCGACAGAGCGGGCGTCGGACTGCCCAGCGGCCGCTGTTAGTAAGACCCGGACCACTCCTCGTCTCGGCGCGGCGGCCTGAGTTAAACCAGCCAGCGCGCCTCACGCTGGGCCGTTGGGAATGCGCGGCGCTCGCCTCGCGTGGCTGGAGGCATCGGCGCGCGCATCGGGACTATTTCTCCATCGAGCGCGCACAACTGGAAGCGCCAGCGCTGCGGGGCCTGCAGTCCCACGGCAGCTTCGCGGACCTGGGTCTGGAGCCTGAGGTGCTGCGCGCACTGCACGATGCTGCTCCCGAAATCGTTCGGCCCACCACCGTGCAGTCACGCACCATACCCCCACTGCTTCACGGCCACCACCTCCTTTGCGCCGCAGAAACGGGCAGTGGCAAGACTCTGAGCTATCTACTTCCGCTGTTGCAAAGGCTTGTTGATCGTCCAGCTCTGGAAACCCACCGCATACCTGCTCCTCGGGGTCTGGTCCTTGTGCCTTCCCGAGAATTAGCAGAACAGGTGCGGGCTGTGGCCCAATCACTAGGCCGCTCCTTGGGCCTGCGGGTACAAGAACTAGGAGGAGGTCATGGCATGAGTAGAATCAGGCTGCAGCTGTCCAAACAACCTTCAGCACATGTGCTAGTTGCCACTCCGGGGGCTCTATGGAAGGCCCTGAAGAGTCAACTGATCACCCTGGAGCAACTCTCCTTCATGGTGTTGGATGAAGCAGACACACTGCTGGATGAAAGTTTCCAGGACCTGGTGGACTACATCTTGGAAAAGAGCCATATAGCCCAAGGCCCAGCTGATTTACAAGACCCTTTCAATCCCAAAGCTCAATTAGTGCTCGTGGGAGCCACATTTCCTGAAGGTGTGAGCCAGTTGCTGAGTAAAGTTGGGAGCCCATACTCTCTCACCACCATCACCAGTTCCAAGCTCCACTGCATTATGCCTCATGTCAGACAAACATTTATGAGGCTGAAGGGAACAGACAAGGTGACAGAATTGGTACAGATCCTCAAGCAGCGTGACAAAACAGATAAGACTGGATGCTCAGGAACAGTCCTGGTGTTCTGTAACAGTTCCAGCACTGTGAACTGGCTGGGATATATTCTGGATGACCACAAGATCAAACACCTAAGGCTTCAGGGGCAAATGCCAGCCTCAATGAGGGCAGGTATCTTCCAGTGCTTCCAGAAGGGCTCCCAAGACATACTGCTCTGCACAGACATTGCTTCTCGTGGCCTAGACAGCACCCATGTGGAACTGGTTGTCAATTATGATTTTCCCCTCACCCTGCAAGATTACATCCACAGAGCAGGAAGGGTAGGCCGTGTTGGGAGCGAGGTGCCAGGCTCAGTCATCAGCTTTGTGACCCATCCATGGGATGTGAGCCTGGTTCAGAAGATTGAACTTGCAGCTCGTAGAAGGAGAACCCTTCCAGGACTGGCATCCTCAGTGAGAGAGCCTTTGCCTCAGCAAGCTTGA